From the genome of Papaver somniferum cultivar HN1 chromosome 2, ASM357369v1, whole genome shotgun sequence, one region includes:
- the LOC113348173 gene encoding gibberellin 2-beta-dioxygenase 8-like, whose product MSPSLQIILPPKQRNQTEFRAPPPSPIGNNRKSSTFILPQQNQTDFRAPPPSPIGNNDTNRKSTFVNENELNEFLERSLQVPDLILPINRVFPREILSTKKPPEIDYNSLTSSTQFDSEVLESISVIGCFQLLNHGISNDLIESVLNDSVGVFGISKEYKSILSRNSGKPYGFEEFSSGGNDEEMETSEEFAWCRDSRLNILMEVFWSDGYLNFSQKLENLSTEIQKIAAKILRVLSESNTLIRRELAKENTNLTNKDGLFCCMYKHCKNINLDTGNARLCENSLKSDVIRMLVKGSDYSHALSVHVFDASSSDFNLYSKKGWVSFCPSRNALVVTIGDQIQAWSVGQYKHVIGRPLFTGKSESRVSMAFHYSPPTISAAEKFPSTEINSITLRQQCRLAIFFILFYHFIPSNFRLGIFFNLFYHFILSNFSLAVFFTLFYHFILGKF is encoded by the exons ATGTCGCCGTCGTTACAAATCATACTGCCACCGAAACAacgaaaccaaacagaatttagagcaccaccaccatctccaataGGAAACAACCGAAAATCATCAACGTTCATATTGCCACAACAAAACCAGACAGATTTTAGAGCACCACCACCGTCTCCCATAGGAAACAACGACACGAATCGAAAATCAACATTCGTTAACGAAAATGAACTGAACGAGTTTCTGGAACGGTCACTTCAAGTTCCTGATCTAATTCTACCCATTAATCGAGTCTTTCCTAGAGAAATATTGTCTACAAAAAAGCCACCAGAAATTGATTACAACTCATTGACTTCTTCAACACAGTTTGACTCCGAGGTTCTGGAGTCAATTTCTGTCATCGGTTGCTTCCAGTTACTCAACCATGGAATTTCAaatgatttgattgaatcggTTTTGAATGATTCTGTGGGAGTCTTTGGAATTTCTAAAGAGTATAAGTCGATTTTGTCGAGAAATTCGGGGAAGCCGTACGGGTTTGAGGAGTTCTCCAGTGGTGGTAATGATGAGGAGATGGAAACGAGTGAAGAGTTTGCTTGGTGTAGAGATTCCAGATTGAATATTCTAATGGAGGTATTCTGGTCCGACGGATATTTAAATTTCAg CCAAAAATTAGAGAACCTTTCAACAGAGATACAGAAGATTGCGGCCAAAATTCTGAGGGTACTATCAGAATCAAATACACTCATTCGTCGAGAGTTAGCCAAGGAAAATACTAATCTGACAAACAAGGATGGTTTGTTCTGTTGTATGTATAAGCACTGCAAAAATATTAATCTTGATACCGGAAATGCACGGTTATGTGAGAACTCACTGAAATCGGACGTCATACGGATGCTGGTAAAAGGATCTGATTACTCCCATGCACTGTCTGTTCATGTCTTTGATGCGTCTTCGTCAGACTTTAATCTGTATTCCAAGAAAGGATGGGTTTCTTTCTGTCCTAGCAGAAATGCCCTTGTTGTTACCATTGGAGATCAAATTCAG gcCTGGAGTGTTGGGCAGTACAAGCATGTAATCGGAAGGCCGCTTTTCACCGGAAAATCTGAAAGTAGAGTATCAATGGCTTTCCATTACTCCCCTCCAACCATCAGCGCAGCAGAAAAATTCCCATCAACAGAAATAAATAGTATTACTCTTCGACAACAATGTCGTCTAGCTATCTTCTTCATTCTTTTCTACCATTTCATACCCAGCAATTTCAGACTGGgtattttcttcaatcttttctacCATTTCATACTCAGTAATTTCAGTCTGGCCGTCTTCTTCACTCTTTTCTACCATTTCATACTCGGCAAATTCTGA
- the LOC113348172 gene encoding probable RNA-dependent RNA polymerase 5 yields the protein MRLEDPEKEKNKRMLNVDQPSNQMINLEYSSTEKMKRLTFNDPHLLGLGELEFKKMFLILSCCGKEYKLEDFISVDEILRMKSLQMDHFETRLRNILGDNQYVKQTDRTKNLDWDSEKPFVCHCHVEPDGSYTFKGPYLQRDTTHLHRVLGDDNVLLVKFSGNEGDRDCSSSPVYHRIGKEGILVGLRRFQFFVFKDGGKEQKKKQMQTSSFASSVKCYFVCLESSGLHDKSISEARSHFMHIHNISSMPKYMPRLSLILSKTTKIQLDFASVNIEIIKDQPCLDQNGNTVRNQDGDILIHTDGTGFISEDLALLCQRNIRKGKYTSLDGDKRVLDRNAAEEKPSDDKSIRSYIGDPPLLTQCRLFYDGAAAKGTLLVNKKLPFDTIQIRPSMIKVESDPKLVNAVSANSLESVTTSNKPKNSCLSKYLLALLAYGGVPQEYFMNLLTKALEDAQNVHYNKHAALTVALRYGEMDNFLVPRMILSGIPIDEPYLQDRLRVLMNEEKKSLMGGKLPVTECYYLMGTVDPTGILNRDEVCVILEDGQLSGNVLVYKNPGLHFGDVHVMKATYVEELVNFVGNAKYAIFFPTKGPRSVADEIANSDFDGDMYWVSRNPQLLESFNPSSPWEQKYTAKNVRHRKPTDFSSGELEDELFQQFLTTRFNPSYGMGVAADCWLAYMDRLLTLSDDCTEEKKCMKDKMLQLTDIYYDALDAPKTGEKVEVPSNLRVSRYPHYLEKSNLGSYQSRSILGLIFDKVASFKTTQRLEANEARKLPAFDGEEIPASCMRLWEERYDQYRSEMTDALNQDDDVKDDYAEEVNQKYKQMLYDAPELNESTRIREEIYNEALAIYNIVYDYARIKGVGRCGFAWKVAGQALCEFYAKKLDEDPIICTKSVLRELFI from the exons ATGAGATTGGAGGATccagagaaagagaaaaacaagaGGATGTTGAATGTTGATCAGCCGAGTAATCAAATGATTAACTTGGAATATTCAAGTACTGAGAAGATGAAGAGATTGACATTTAATGATCCACATCTATTAGGTTTGGGGGAACTGGAGTTTAAGAAGATGTTTTTGATTCTAAGTTGCTGCGGAAA GGAGTATAAATTGGAGGATTTCATTAGTGTGGATGAAATTCTGAGGATGAAAAGCTTACAGATGGATCATTTTGAAACCAGGCTTAGGAATATTTTGGGGGATAATCAATATGTTAAGCAAACAGATAGAACAAAG AATCTTGATTGGGATTCCGAAAAACCTTTTGTGTGCCACTGTCATGTTGAACCTGATGGGAGTTACACATTTAAG GGTCCGTATCTTCAAAGAGATACTACCCATCTACACAGGGTATTAGGGGACGATAATGTATTGCTGGTGAAGTTTTCTGGAAATGAGGGGGATCGAGATTGTAGTTCAAGTCCTGTGTATCATAGGATAGGAAAAGAGGGAATTCTTGTGGGTTTGCGCCGCTTCCAGTTTTTTG TTTTTAAAGATGGGGGCAAagagcaaaagaagaaacaaatgcAAACAAGTTCCTTTGCTTCATCTGTCAAGTGTTACTTTGTCTGCTTGGAGTCTAGTGGCTTACACGATAAATCTATTTCTGAAGCACGGTCTCATTTTATGCATATACACAATATTTCCAGCATGCCTAAGTATATGCCCAG GTTATCTCTCATCTTGTCTAAGACCACCAAGATACAACTGGATTTTGCATCTGTTAATATTGAAATAATTAAAGATCAACCTTGCTTG GACCAGAATGGTAATACCGTCCGCAATCAAGATGGGGACATTTTGATCCACACGGACGGGACAGGGTTTATCTCTGAAGATTTGGCTTTACTATGTCAGAGGAATATTAGAAAAGGGAAGTACACTAGTCTTGATGGCGATAAG AGAGTTCTAGATCGAAATGCAGCAGAGGAAAAACCTTCAGATGACAAGTCAATAAGGTCTTACATTGGGGATCCG CCTTTGCTTACCCAGTGCCGGTTATTCTATGATGGTGCTGCGGCCAAGGGAACCTTGCTCGTCAACAAGAAG CTACCATTCGATACAATACAAATAAGACCGTCGATGATAAAAGTTGAAAGTGACCCAAAACTTGTAAATGCTGTGAGTGCTAATTCTTTGGAGAGCGTAACGACAAG CAATAAACCAAAGAATTCGTGTTTATCGAAGTATTTACTTGCACTTCTTGCTTATGGTGGAGTTCCACAAGAGTACTTTATGAACCTTTTAACAAAAGCACTGGAGGATGCTCAAAATGTTCACTACAACAAGCATGCAGCATTGACAG TTGCATTGAGGTACGGTGAAATGGACAATTTTCTAGTACCGAGGATGATTTTGTCGGGAATTCCTATTGATGAACCATATTTGCAAGATCGTTTGAGAGTCCTAatgaatgaagaaaaaaagagtCTCATGGGTGGAAAGCTTCCTGTAACTGAATGCTACTATCTTATGGGGACAGTAGATCCAACTGGGATTCTAAACAGAGATGAAGTTTGTGTGATTCT TGAAGATGGCCAACTGTCTGGGAATGTGTTAGTATACAAGAATCCTGGACTACATTTTGGGGATGTCCATGTAATGAAGGCTACATATGTTGAAGAGTTGGTGAACTTTGTTGGGAATGCAAAATATGCCATATTTTTTCCTACAAAAGGGCCGCGATCCGTGGCTGATGAAATAGCAAATAGCGACTTCGACGGTGACATGTATTGGGTTTCTAGAAATCCACAG TTACTAGAGTCTTTCAATCCAAGCAGCCCATGGGAACAAAAATATACAGCAAAGAATGTGCGCCATCGGAAGCCAACTGATTTTTCTTCTGGGGAACTAGAAGATGAACTTTTCCAGCAGTTCTTAACAACTAGATTCAATCCAAG TTACGGTATGGGTGTGGCAGCAGACTGCTGGCTGGCTTATATGGATAGATTATTGACCTTGAGTGACGACTGCACTGAAGAGAAGAAATGCATGAAAGACAAGATGCTTCAGCTTACTGACATATACTATGATGCACTTGATGCTCCAAAGACGGGGGAAAAG GTTGAAGTTCCGAGCAATTTAAGAGTCAGTAGATATCCACATTACTTGGAAAAGTCGAACTTGGGTTCATATCAATCAAGATCTATTCTGGGACTAATTTTTGATAAGGTGGCTTCTTTTAAAACAACTCAGAGGCTGGAGGCAAATG AAGCAAGGAAATTACCTGCTTTTGATGGAGAAGAAATTCCAGCATCCTGCATGCGATTATGGGAGGAGCGATATGATCAGTATAGAAGTGAAATGACTGATGCATTGAATCAGGATGACGATGTAAAAGATGATTATGCTGAAGAAGTTAATCAAAAGTATAAGCAG ATGTTATATGATGCCCCAGAGCTTAATGAAAGTACAAGGATTAGAGAGGAGATATACAACGAAGCACTTGCTATATACAACATCGTTTACGATTATGCAAGGATTAAGGGTGTGGGTAGATGCGGCTTTGCTTGGAAAGTTGCTGGTCAGGCGCTCTGCGAATTTTATGCCAAAAAGCTTGATGAAGATCCCATCATCTGTACTAAATCAGTACTACGTGAACTTTTCATCTAA